Genomic segment of Paenalkalicoccus suaedae:
TTTAGCAGGTGCCTTGATCGGTGCCTTTTGGCAAGTGCTCGTTATCTTTGGCGTTCACTGGGGCATCACGCCGATGGTTCTCGCAAACTTTGATTTATACGGGCGAGACTCGTTCCAGGCCTACCAAACAATTGCCGTTGTCGCGCAAATCGGTGCCGTGCTTGGAGTTGTACTTCGAGCGCGTAATCAAGAGACGCGTAAGGTTGGTGTCTCAGCCGGTGTGACAGGTATTTTCGGTATCACCGAACCCGCGATTTACGGGGTAACGCTTCGCTTTAAAAAGCCGTTCCTATATGGCTGTATCGGCGGTGCATCAGGTGCGATTGTCGCAAGCTTCTTTAATCCTTATTACTTCGCTTACGCTGGTCTGCCAGGTCCACTCACGATCGTCAACGCGATTGGCGCAGAGTCTCCAAGCTCGATTTGGGGCGTCTTGATCGGCTGTGCGATTGCGATTGTGATCCCTGTCGTCCTCATTGGAATCTTTGGCTACGGCGAGGATACTGCTAAGGATGCTTCGGGGGAAACGTTAGAGAACACATCGTCCACATCGTCAACGAATCAAAATGAAGAATCTATTGAAGCACCATTAGCGGGCAATATCATCCCACTTTCTCAAGTACCAGACGAGGTATTTAGCTCTGGAGCTATGGGGCAAGGAGTTGGAATTGAGCCAGAATCAAACCGCGTAACGTCGCCATTTGATGGGACAGTCGTCATGATTGCACCAACAAAGCACGCAATCGGTCTACGTTCAGAAAGTGGCATTGAGCTACTCGTTCACGTGGGGTTAGACACAGTTAGTATGGACGGGGCACCGTTCACATTAAAAGTAAAAGAAGGCGACAAAATTACGAAAGGGCAGGAGCTTATCGAGTTTGATGATAGCCAAATTAAGGAGAAGGGCTTTGTCACAACCACGCCCGTTATCATCACAAACGCAGATGAGTTTGAAGCCGTCGTTATTCGCGACACGCAAAAGCCAACAGGAACAGAGCCGTTATTTACGGTAGTCAAATAGGAGGCGAATCACATGCAACAGTTACCGAAAGATTTCTTATGGGGTGGCGCATTAGCTGCTCACCAGTTTGAAGGTGGATGGAACGCAGGCGGAAAAGGACCAAGTGTTGTCGATGTAATGACAGCAGGTGCGCACGGTGTTCCTCGTAAAATTACAGCCGAGATCGAAGAAAATGAGTTTTACCCAAATCACGAGGCGATCGATTTCTACCATCGTTTTAAAGAAGATATCGTGATGTTTAGCGAGATGGGTCTAAAATGCTTACGTACATCCATTGGTTGGAGCCGTATCTTCCCAAAAGGAGATGAAGAGGAGCCGAACGAAGAAGGCCTACAGTTTTACGATGACGTATTTGATGAACTCATTAAGCACGGTATTGAGCCAGTTATCACGCTCTCTCACTTCGAGATGCCACTTCATTTAGCTCGTGAATACGGTGGATTCAGAAGTCGTAAAGTGGTCGATCACTTCGTCCGCTTTGCAGAGGTTGTCTTCAATCGTTATAAAGACAAGGTAACGTATTGGATGACGTTTAATGAGATCAATAACAAAATGGACGTCCACAACCCTCTTTTCCTCTGGACGAATTCAGGTGTGACGGTTGAGGAAGGCGAGAACGCGAAGGAGATCATGTATCAAACAGGTCACCATGAGCTAATCGCGAGTGCGCTTGCGGTCACGAAGGGGAGAGAGATTAATCCGGAGTTTGAGATTGGGGCGATGGTGTCGCACGTGCCGATCTATCCGTACTCCTCCAATCCAGAGGACGTGATGCTAGCGGAGGAGTATATGCGCCAGCGCTATTTCTTCCCAGATGTGCAGGTGCGTGGCTACTATCCACGCTATGCGCTGAAGGAATTTGAGCGCGAGGGCTACGATATCCCAATCCTTGATGGAGATGAGGAGATTTTGCTCAACGGCAAGGTTGATTATCTCGGCTTTAGCTACTACATGTCGACAACGGTTAAGAGCGACGTTCAAGCTGACAATAAAGGAGATATCGTGAACGGCGGATTGCCACACGGCGTGACGAACCCGTATATTCAGGCGAGTGACTGGGGCTGGTCGATTGATCCGACAGGCCTTCGCTATACGCTCAACCGCTTTTATGATCGCTACCAAATCCCTCTCTTTATTGTGGAAAATGGGTTTGGTGCTGTGGATACGATTGAGGACGATGGTTCTATTCATGATGACGCACGAATTGCGTATTTACAGTCTCACATTGAAGCATTAGGGAAGGCTGTGAACGAAGACGGCGTTGAACTCATCGGCTATACACCGTGGGGCATTATCGACATTGTCTCCTTTACAACAGGAGAAATGAAGAAACGCTACGGCATGATTTACGTCGATCGTGATAACGAAGGCAATGGATCGATGGAACGTAAGAAGAAGGACTCCTTCCATTGGTATAAAGACGTGATTGCATCTGGCAGAGTACTAGATTATCAGCAGCAGAAGTAGTGTGAGGAGAAGGACCGCCCGGGTTGGGCGGTCCTTTTTGGGTTGTTGTGGAGTGGTGCCAAAATGCCGAGCTGTGGTGCCAAAATTAGGGTGAGTTGTACTAAATCAAGGATGGCGCGTGCAAAAACGCCAGAGGTTTGTGCCAAAATGAGCGTATATTGTGCAAAAAAGTAAATGAAATGAAAGTTTAAGCCTTGTATCAACTAACTTAATCATAGAAACAAACATATGCTATTAAACATTCTCGACTATTTAAAACGTGATTGTTACGATTTGTGATATGCTTTCTATACAAACAGAAAGGTGGGAGCATAGATGATTTTATCTGATCAAACCATTCGAGACATGATGAAGTCTGGCGCGTTACATATTAGTGATGTAGCAGAAGAACAAATTCAGCCAGCAAGCGTGGATTTAACGCTAGGAACGTCGTTTAGGCAAATAAAAGCTAGAGATGGAGGCGCACTGTCGTTAGAGGATCCTGTGGAGACAGAGGAAATACATGGAGAGCTAATGATTGTTGCACCACATTCGTTCCTGCTAGCAACGACACAAGAAGTCATTCAGCTGCCAGATAATATTAGTGCATTTGTAGAAGGGCGAAGCAGTATAGGGCGAATGGGGTTATTTATCCAGAACGCAGGGTGGGTTGATCCGGGGTTTAAAGGAGAAATTACGCTTGAGCTTTACAATGCGAATCGTGTGCCTATTGAATTGCAGGCAGGACGACGTATTTGTCAGCTTGTATTAGCAAAGATGGATCGCCCAGCAACTGTACCTTATAGGGGGAAATACCAGAACCAGCGAGGTGCGATGGGTAGTCGTATTCATTTAGATCGTGATACAAAGCGAGGATCATAAGCATATAGTAAAGAATAAAGACGGTTTGACAAGGGCGAAAAAATCCTATAATATCTGTATTATTCAATGTAAATAGTAATAATTACGATTTACATAAATGAATGACCTAACTATGTATTCCTGGAGGTTATAGATGTGGAGGAGCACCAAAATCGCATTCCGGTTACTGTGCTGACAGGTTTTTTAGGTGCAGGTAAAACAACACTTTTAAATCATTTATTAAGCGAGCGCCATAAGGAACGAATTGCTGTCGTTGTAAATGAATTCGGAGACGCAGGAATTGATCAACAGCTTGTGATAGGAGCTGAAGAAAATATTTTAGAGCTTAATAATGGATGTATTTGCTGTAAAATTCGTACGGATTTACTTGATACGCTATATGGATTAGCAAGTGCTATTTATGAGAAGGGGCACGAACCAATTGATCGTGTCATCA
This window contains:
- a CDS encoding beta-glucoside-specific PTS transporter subunit IIABC translates to MSKKVRDYPKLASDILEAVGGKENIANATRCATRLRLVLKRSDPKAKKKVSEMPGVITVVENNGQFQVVIGQHVGEVYDNFASLVDLETGDNEESGQAKGTILNRVIATMSAVFAPFIYILAAAGILQGMLILVTLLFPAFEQTGTYEVFSFISWAPFTFLPIFIAITAARHFKSNVYIAVAASAALVSPTWTEIAGRIADGETITFLGLALSETVYTSSVLPPLFMVWMLSYVEKFLNKRMHEVVRPLFVPLISLVIMVPVTILLIGPLSTIGANGIANGYNFLAENVPALAGALIGAFWQVLVIFGVHWGITPMVLANFDLYGRDSFQAYQTIAVVAQIGAVLGVVLRARNQETRKVGVSAGVTGIFGITEPAIYGVTLRFKKPFLYGCIGGASGAIVASFFNPYYFAYAGLPGPLTIVNAIGAESPSSIWGVLIGCAIAIVIPVVLIGIFGYGEDTAKDASGETLENTSSTSSTNQNEESIEAPLAGNIIPLSQVPDEVFSSGAMGQGVGIEPESNRVTSPFDGTVVMIAPTKHAIGLRSESGIELLVHVGLDTVSMDGAPFTLKVKEGDKITKGQELIEFDDSQIKEKGFVTTTPVIITNADEFEAVVIRDTQKPTGTEPLFTVVK
- the bglA gene encoding 6-phospho-beta-glucosidase BglA: MQQLPKDFLWGGALAAHQFEGGWNAGGKGPSVVDVMTAGAHGVPRKITAEIEENEFYPNHEAIDFYHRFKEDIVMFSEMGLKCLRTSIGWSRIFPKGDEEEPNEEGLQFYDDVFDELIKHGIEPVITLSHFEMPLHLAREYGGFRSRKVVDHFVRFAEVVFNRYKDKVTYWMTFNEINNKMDVHNPLFLWTNSGVTVEEGENAKEIMYQTGHHELIASALAVTKGREINPEFEIGAMVSHVPIYPYSSNPEDVMLAEEYMRQRYFFPDVQVRGYYPRYALKEFEREGYDIPILDGDEEILLNGKVDYLGFSYYMSTTVKSDVQADNKGDIVNGGLPHGVTNPYIQASDWGWSIDPTGLRYTLNRFYDRYQIPLFIVENGFGAVDTIEDDGSIHDDARIAYLQSHIEALGKAVNEDGVELIGYTPWGIIDIVSFTTGEMKKRYGMIYVDRDNEGNGSMERKKKDSFHWYKDVIASGRVLDYQQQK
- the dcd gene encoding dCTP deaminase, giving the protein MILSDQTIRDMMKSGALHISDVAEEQIQPASVDLTLGTSFRQIKARDGGALSLEDPVETEEIHGELMIVAPHSFLLATTQEVIQLPDNISAFVEGRSSIGRMGLFIQNAGWVDPGFKGEITLELYNANRVPIELQAGRRICQLVLAKMDRPATVPYRGKYQNQRGAMGSRIHLDRDTKRGS